TCTTGCCATTTCGTCGACCGAATGTCGGCGTCGGGCAAGCGAAGACCGTCCCGTCTGGTACCTCGTACCTGACGGAGTGGTGCAGTACATCTCGAAGCGGAACCTGTATCGACCTGTCGACGCGGAGCGCCGTGACGGTGCGACAACCATGTCGGAGCCGGCGCCTGGCAAGACAGCCGATTCGAACTAGAAGCACGACCAAGAAGACGAAACTGGAGAACATCGAGTGAGCGCAACAACCGAAGCCATCGACATGGCACGCATCGCGGCCTTGGCAGCCGACGAGAAGCTGGCCACTGAAGTGGTGGTGCTCGATGTGTCCGAGCAATTGGTCATCACGGACTGCTTTGTCATCGCATCCGCAGCTACCGAGCGTCAGGTGAACTCGATCGTCGAGAACATCGAAGATCGCCTCCGCGAAGCCGGCCACAAGCCGATCCGTCGTGAAGGAACTCGCGAGGGCCGCTGGGCACTGCTCGACTACGCCGAGATCGTTGTTCACGTGCAGCACGACGAGGAGCGCAATTTCTACGCTCTCGATCGTCTGTGGAAGGACTGCCCGGCAGTCGAGGTCGAAGGCCTCGGCCAGAACATCCCGGGACCGGCTGACGCACACACCGTGTTCGACACCGACACGGTTGCCGAGCCGGACGCGCAGGAACCTTCACTGTGACCTCCTCGGCGCCGGGAGCGGCGTCGAATCCTGTGCGGCGGCTGATACTGCTGCGCCACGGGCAGACCGTGTACAACGCCGATTCTCGGATGCAAGGGCAACTCGACACCGACTTGTCGGAGTTGGGGCGCACCCAAGCGAAGAGTGCTGGTCCGGTGATCGCCGACCGGGCGCCGTTGACCATCGTGTCCTCGGATCTCAAACGCGCATATTTCACGGCAGTCGCTGTCGGTGATGCGGCCGGACTTCCGGTCCTCACCGACACGCGTCTGCGTGAGACTCACCTCGGCGGTTGGCAAGGATTGACTCACAGCGACGTCGATCAGCTGACCCCTGGGGTGCGGGCGGCGTGGCGAGCCGATGCGACGTTGGCCCCGCCTGGCGGTGAAAGCCGCATCGACGTTGCGAAGCGCAGCATGCCGGTGGTGACGGAACTTCTGGCCGCACTTCCCGACTGGGCCGAGAGGCCGGTTGTCCTGGTGGCGCACGGCGGTCTGATCGCGGCGTTGACTGCCGCGCTACTCGACTTGCCGATCGACCGCTGGGCGATTCTGGGCGGGCTCGGAAATACGAGTTGGGTTCAGCTCAGCGGACACGGAGATCCTGCTTCCATCGAATGGCGACTCGACGTATGGAATGCTTCTGCGAGTGTCGCAAATGACGTTCTCTGAGAGTGCCGACGGGCAGCGCCCCGTCCTCCTGGTTATTGCCGATTCACTGTCGTATTTCGGCCCCAAAGGCGGACTGGCTGCCGACCATCCCCGGATCTGGCCCAACCTCGTCGCCGAGGAGCTGGGGTGGGACGTCGAGCTTGTCGCTCGCATCGGCTGGACGTGCCGCGACGCGTGGTGGGCGCTGACCCAGGATCCGCGGGTGTGGGCTGCCGTCCCGCGCGCCGGAGCTGTCGTGTTTGCCGTCGGGGGTATGGATTCCCTGCCGTCGCCGTTGCCCACCGCGCTACGTGAGACCATCCGCTACGTTCGCCCGCCTGCCCTGCGGCGCTTGGTTCGGGAGGGGTACCAGTGGCTGCAACCGCGCCTGGCTCCACTCGGCCGACCGGTGGCACTGCCGCCGAAACTGAGCGTCGAGTACCTCGAGAGCTCACGAAATGCGTTGGAATACATGCGTCCCGAGCTGCCGATGATCGCGACGTTGCCGTCCGTGCATCGCAGTGACGCGTACGCGAGCGTCCATGCCGGCCGTCCCGCTGCGGTATCCGCGATCACCGAATGGGCAACGGCGAAAGACGTACCCGTCGTGGATCTTGCCGACGCGGTACGTGAAAACGTGTTCTCCGACAACGGCAACCCGGATGGAATTCACTGGGGCTGGGACGGACACATCGGTGTCGCCCGAGCGATGACTGCCGCAATTCGCGCCGCCGAAGCTCAGCGCGCGCCCTCGTCGGCGAGTGAGGTCGGGTAGCGACGTGTCAGTTGTTGTCGTCACGGATTCGTCCGCCTGCATCCCGCCGGAAATCTCCGAAGCGTGTGGGCTCCAGATTGTTCCGCTACACATCTTGCGTGACGACTGTGATTTCCTCGAAGGCGTCGACGCCATTCCCGAGGATCTGTCCGGGCTCACGACGGCCGGTGCTTCACCGGCAGAACTGACCGAGGCATACAGGCGAGCACTGGATCTGAGCCAGGGCGACGGTGTTCTCGCAGTCCACATCTCGCGGCAACTCTCGAGCACGTGGGACGCCGGCAGGCAGGCGGCCGAGGAATTCGGCGGCAAGGTACGCATCGTCGATTCAGCGTCCACCGGTATGGGTTTGGGGTTCCCAGCATTGGAAGCGGCGCGATTCGCAGCGAGCGGTTCTCCTCTCGACCTCGTGTACGAGCGCGCCGTCGACGTCGCCGAACGTGGACGCGCCTTCATCTTCGTGGACAAGCTCGACCAATTGCGTCGCGGTGGCCGGATCAGTACCGCGGCAGCGTTGTTGGGCACAGCCCTGGCGATGAAACCGCTGTTGCACCTCGTGGACGGCAAGTTGGTCTTGAAGGAAAAAACTCGCACCAGCACCAAAGCGCTCGCGAGATTGGTAGATGCGGCCGTGGAACGGGCGGGGCGAAGCCGCGTGGCTGTCGCCGTCCATCACATGAAAGCTCGGGAACGAGCCGAGGGCATCGCGACACAGTTGTCCGAGCGAATCCCCAACGTCGCCGAAACCGTGGTCACCGATTTCAGCGCGGTCCTGGGTGTGCACGTGGGTGTGGGTGCGATCGGTGTTGTGGTGTGCCCACTTCCGGAAGAGGACGGTCCGTCCTAGCCGGTCGGTTATCCACAGGCCGCGGGTTATCCCCAACTCGATTTCTCCCTCTACGCAGGTCAGCGCTCGCTCGTTAGCGTCGACGTATGCGGAGCAATCAAGAGCGGGAGAGGGTGCGTGATCGGCTTTCTGCGATGACCGGCGATGTCGATCGTCCGGCAGTACCCGAGTGGCTGCTGGAGATCGACGACGACGAAGCAGATGGATCTGAGCGGGATGCGCGGTATTCCGCGGTGCCCGAACGCTGGCGCGGTATGCGATGGAGTCCGCACCGGCGCGGCGCACTCGCCTTGGTGATTATCGCGGTTGCTGCCTCAGGGCTCGGCGTTTTTGCACTGTGGTGGGATTCGCCGACAATCCAGGCGGTGCCGGTACTGCCTGCAGCCGTGGGGATTCCGGTTGCGACATCCAGTTCGGCTCCACCAACGACGATCGACAGTGCGCCTGCTCCGACCTCGATAGTGGTCAGCGTTGTCGGGTTGGTGCATAACCCTGGATTGCTGACACTGCCCGATTCCTCACGGGTCGCTGACGCGCTGAGTGCGGCCGGTGGCGTGCTCGACAACGCCGACACTCTCAGCTTGAACCTGGCGCAGAAACTGTCGGACGGCGATCAGGTGGTTGTTGGTGCGGTGGGTGATTCGCCGCAACAACAGACCAGTTCGACTACAGCTTCGACTGCCGCTGGGGCACCGGTCAATCTGAATACTGCGACCGAAGCCGAACTCGACGCGCTTCCCGGGGTTGGGCCCGTCACGGCGAGTGCGATCCTCGCGTGGCGTACGTCCAACGGAAAGTTCACGGACGTAGAACAATTGGGTGAGGTGGACGGCATAGGTCCGGCTCGCCTCGACAAACTGCGAGCTTTGGTCACGGTGTGAACGGTGAGGCAGAGCAGCGGGTTCTCGACGCGAGACTGGTGCCCGCAGCGTTGGCGGTGTGGGGAGCAACTGCTGCGGGCATCGTGTTCGGATCCGGAGTTGCCTGGTGCGTCGCGGCGGGTTCGGGACTGGTATGTATCGGATTTGGTGCCTGTGCTTGGCGGTGGGGAAGCACGGGCTGGATTCCGGTCTTGGTGGTGGCCTGCGTGTTCGGCGGGGCATTCAGTGCGGTCACCGCGTGGCGAATGGCAGATGTCGAAGCACATCCACTGACACGCGCGGCGGTGTCCGGTGGGTGGGTAACTGCGGAGGTGAGCCCCACCGAGGATCCGCGGACGAGCGCGTCGTCGATCGGACCAGGTCAAGTGTATTTCCGGGCGTCGGTCCGTTCGGTGACGGTGGGGGACAGGCACTACGACGCGGGAGGCGCGGTCACTGTTCGCGCGCCGAGCGGGGTGTGGCCGGAAACGCTTCCCGGACAGGTGCTTACGATCCGGGGAAAGGTGAGTGTGCCGTCGCGTTCGGATCTGACGTTGGCGGTGATCACCACCGAAGGCGGGCCGCTCGAGATCGGCGATGCGCCCTGGTATCAGCGGTGGGCCGGTGTTGTGCGGTCACGATTTTCGGCTGTGTGCGCGCAGGCGTTGCCGTCCGATGCAGCGGGGCTGCTACCCGGTTTGGTCGTAGGGGACACCTCTGCGCTGTCTCCGGTGGTCAAGGACAACTTCACGGCGGCCGGTCTCTCTCATCTCACCGCGGTGTCCGGTGCAAACATCAGCATTCTCCTGGGCGCAGTGTTGTTACTGGTGCGGGCAGCAGCGTTCGATCCTCGGATCGGGGCAGTACTTGCGGCAGTGACGATCCTGGCGTTCGTGATTGTGGCGCGGCCGTCGCCGAGCGTGCTTCGCGCCGCGGTCATGGGCACGATCGGATTGCTCAGTTTGGTGACCGGTCGACGCAAACAGGCGCTGCCCGCGTTGGGCGCAGCCGTCATCGTGCTGGTGATCGTGATGCCGGAACTGGCTGTGGACTGGGGATTTGTTCTGTCGACCACGGCAACCGGTGCCTTGGTGATCCTTGCGCCCGTGTGGGTCGACGCCCTTCGGCAGCGCGGGTGGCCGCGGTGGCTGGCAGAGTTGACGGCTGTGTCCGGCGCGGCGTTTGCTGTCACCGCGCCGGTGGTAGCGGCAATGGCGGGCACGCTCAGCCTGGTGTCGATAGCCGCAAACCTGTTGGTGGCACCCGTGATCGGGATTCTGACGGTACTGGGCGCAATGGTGGCATTGCTCGCATTGGTCAGTCCGCCGACGGCCGCGCTCCTGGCCTTGGCTGTGAGACCTCCGATGTGGTGGCTGCTCTCCGTCGCCGACCGGGCCGCTGCGGTTCCTTGGGCAAACATCACCGTACCGTCGGGATTGCTCGGTGCACTGCTTGCCTCGGGGCTGGTGCTGGTCGCGATATTCCTGCTGTGGAATCGCATCTCGCGGTGGCTACTTGGCGCGGTGGTAGCGGGACTGGTACTGGCACTGGCGTTTCACCACGTCTTCTCCGGCGGGCGACTGGCACCGGGTTGGGCCATGGTGATGTGCGACGTGGGGCAGGGCGACGGTCTGGTCTTGGCGACGGGAGACGGCCGGGTAGTCGTGATCGACGTCGGTCCCGACCCGACGTCGATGGACCGTTGCCTGAACATGTTGGGGGTCGACGATATTGCGCTCGTATTGATCAGCCACTTTCATGCCGACCACATCGGCGGGCTCGCCGCCGTGCTTGCCGGCCGTTCGGTGTCGGCTGTGGGTGTCGGCCCTATGTTGTTGCCGGAATCAGGTTTCCGCGATGTGGACGCGGCTGCGCGAGCACACGGAGTTCCGCTGGTCAGTCTGCGCGCCGGGTCCACGTTTGTTCTCGGGACGGTGCAGTTCGACGTTCTCGGTCCGGTGTTGCCGGTGCCCCGTGATGTCTCCGGCGCCGACGAGTCGGCCAACGATCAATCCCTGGTGCTGATGGCACACACCAGCGCCGGCCGCATTCTGTTGACCGGGGACTCGGAAACCGCAGGCGAAGCATCGATGACGCGTAGCGGAATCGACGTGCGAGCCGATGTCCTGAAACTGCCACATCACGGGTCGCGAACCACATCGCGCGCGTTTCTCGAGGCAGTTCGCCCCCGGCTGACCTTGGTGAGCTCCGGCGCCGGCAACACCTTCGGACATCCTCATCCGCAGGTGATGAGCGAACTGGAATCGTTGGGTGGCGTCGTGGCACGTACCGATCAAAGCGGCACGCTCGCGGTGTACGGAAGCGACGACGGGTCCGTGTCCGTGGTGTCGGTACCTCGTGGGACGATCTTCGGGTGAGTACTCCGGCTGGCCTCGACCCGTTGCACCTCGTTCTCGGAGACGACGAATTCCTGATCGAACGGGCAGTGTCGACGTTGATCAAGGCCGTTCGTGGTGATCGTGGGCAGGGAATCTCGGATCTCCCCATCACTCGGATGCGTGCCGGCGATGCCAATGCGCCCGAACTTGCCGAACTGCTGAGTCCGTCGCTGTTCGCGGAAGACCGCGTGATCGTTCTGGAAGCGGCTGCCGAAGCCGGTAAAGATGCTGTTGCGCTCGTGCTCGAGGCGGCCCGCGAACCGTCCGAAGGTGTTGTGCTCATCGTCCTGCACTCCGGTGGCGGACGCGCAAAAGCGCTGGCGCCGGCACTGGAGAAGTTGGGCGCCGTTGTTCATCAGTGCGCCAAACTCAACAAGTCTCAGCTGACCGATTTTGTTCGGGCCGAGTTTTTGGCCGCGCAGGTCAAGGTTTCTCCCGCGGTCATCGGGGCAATGATCGAAAGCGTCGGCTCCAACCTGCGCGAGTTGGCGTCGGCGTGTTCCCAGTTGGCTGCCGATACCGGCGGCAAGATCGACGTCGACGCCGTTCACCAGTACTACTCCGGCAAAGCCGAAGTGTCGGGGTTCGATGTCGCGGACAAAGTGATCGTCGGAGATACCCGGGGCGCGCTCGAAGCGTTGCGCTGGGCTGATCAGATCGGAACCCCGCACGTTCTTCTGGCCGACGCCCTGGCCGACGCGGTGCATACCGTCGCGAAGGTCGGCCCGTATGCCCGCGGCGGTGATCCGTTCCGGTTGGCGTCCGAGCTGGGGATGCCGCCGTGGAAGGTCAAGAAGGCAATCAAGGAAGTGAAGGGCTGGGACCCGGCGTCGATCGGCGCTGCGATGCAGATTGTTGCCGCACTCAACGCAGATGTGAAGGGTGCTGCCGTCGATTCGTCCTACGCACTGGAATCAGCGGTGCGTAAGGTTTGTGCGCTGCGCGCTCGGTAAGCGCAGCTCGCAGTTGGGTTTAGCTGGCAACTGGGTTGGGAACGAACAATAGCCGCTCTGGTCGAGTAGACCGGAGCGGCTATTGAAACACCACTGATGACGGCGAACCGTCAGCGAGGATGCGTCAGATCTTGTTTGCAGCCTGCGCGAGTGCAGACTTCTTGTTTGCAGCCTGGTTGGCGTGGATAACGCCCTTGCTGGCTGCCTTATCGAGCTTGCGGCTGGTGGCGACGAGGAGCTCGTTGGCCTTGTCCTTGTCACCGGCTGCCGCAGCCTCGCGGAACGAACGGATCGCGGTACGCAGCGAGGACTTCACCGACTGGTTACGGAGTCGGGCCGCCTCGTTGGTACGGATTCGCTTCACCTGGGACTTGATGTTGGCCACGCGTAAAATCCTTGTCGTCTTTAGCTGGTTACGGTCGAGAAAGCTGTGGGCGCACTGATGCACCGACTGGCAAGATTACCAGTCCAGGGTCGAATATCCCAAACCGCCGCACGATGCGCCTGATTGAGAAGGTTACACGTGGTTTGCGGGGATGTTTCCGCGCTGCTCAAATCGCGGACCTGTAGCAGCATGTTTGCTATGACGCCGATGACAGACAATGTGGTGAATACAAGCTCGACCACGACGCGGGCGCGTCCCTCCGGAGTGTTCGACGGATATTCGGATATCGGTCGCTACGAGTTGGCTTTCGACGAGATGTTCGCGGCCGACGGATCGGTGCGCGAGTCCTATGAGGGTGTGTACTCCGCGCTGGCGCCGACGAGCAGCAAGGACCTCGGGGCTCGCGCCGACGCGCTCGGTCGTGCCTTCATCGACCAGGGGGTGACGTTCTCGCTTTCCGGGCAGGAAAGTCCCTTCCCGTTGGACGTGGTTCCGCGCGTTATCGCGGCGCAGGAATGGGCGCGACTGGAAAAGGGCATCAAACAGCGGGTCAAAGCGCTGGAGTTGTTCCTGGCCGACATCTACGGTGAACAGCGGATTCTGCGTGATCACGTGCTTCCCCGCCGGTTGGTCACCTCGTGCGAGCACTTTCACCGTGAGGCTGCCGGCATCGTGCCGCCCAACGGCGTGCGCATTCACGTATCGGGTATCGACCTGGTCCGGGACGAGGTCGGCGATTTCCGGGTCCTCGAGGACAACCTGCGATCACCGTCCGGAGTCTCTTATGTGATGGAGAACCGTCGGACCATGACGCGGGTGTTCCCGGACCTGTTCATGTCTCACAAGGTCCGTGCTGTCGGTGATTATGCAACCCATTTGCTGCGCGCGCTGCGAGCCGGGGCGGCCACGAACGAAGCCGACCCGACTGTGGTTGTTCTCACACCGGGTGTCGCGAATTCGGCGTACTTCGAACATTCGCTGCTCGCGCGGCAGATGGGCGTCGAGTTGGTGGAAGGTCGAGATCTTTTCTGCCGCGACAACGTCGTCTACATGCGCACGACCGAGGGTGAACGTCAGGTCGACGTGATCTACCGACGGATAGATGACGAGTACCTCGACCCGATGCACTTCCGCCCGGACTCGATTCTCGGTGTCGCCGGCGTACTCAACGCGGCCAGAGCGGGCAACGTCGTGATCTCGAGTGCGGTGGGGAACGGTGTCGGAGACGACAAACTTGTCTATACCTACGTGCCGCAGATCATCGACTACTACCTCGGCGAGAAACCACTGCTGCAGAACGTCGACACGTTCCGATGCTGGCTGGACGACGAGTGTGAGGAAGTGCTCGACCGCGTCGCGGAACTGGTGATCAAACCCGTCGAGGGATCCGGTGGATACGGCATCGTGTTCGGCCCGGACGCGAGTGCGGCGGAACTGGCCGAGATCACCGAGAAGATCAGAGCCGATCCGCGCGGCTGGATCGCTCAACCGGTGGTGCAGTTGTCGACAGTGCCCACGAAGATCGGCGACGTCTTGTCGCCGCGTCACGTCGATCTGCGGCCCTTTGCGGTCAACGACGGTGACGACATCTGGGTGTTGCCCGGCGGGTTGACTCGCGTCGCGCTCCCCGAAGGCTCGTTGGTGGTCAACTCCAGCCAAGGCGGCGGAAGCAAGGACACGTGGGTATTGGCCGCTGCCACGTCAACGGACGCCGGGGAACTTGCGGGCGAGGGACTTGTCGGCGAGCCACCGGAATTCGCAGAACCTGACAAGGGTCCGGAACTGACGCCCTCGCAACTGAATCAACAACAACAGTGATCACGTTCGGAAACAATCAAGAGAACGGAGTGTGCTGACGGATGCTTGCCAGAAATGCTGAATCTCTCTACTGGATCGGCCGTTACGTGGAACGGGCCGACGACACCGCGCGCATCCTCGACGTGACCGTCCACCAACTGCTCGACGACACGACTCTCGATCCGGATCGGACGTCGCGGTTGTTGCTCCGAGTCCTCGGAATCGACGCGCCGGACGAGGAATTGGATGTGAGGTCGCTGACGGATCTTGTTGCGTTCAGTCGCAATCAGGTCGGATCGATTGTCGACTCACTGGCGAGCGCCCGGGAAAACGCTCGTGGCGCACGCGAGGTGACGTCCAGTGAAATGTGGGAATGCCTGAACACGACATACAACGGACTGGGGGAGCGTGAGCGGGCGTCACGCTACCTCGGGCCACACGAATTCTTCCGTTACGTCGAGGAACGCGCCGCGATGTTCGCGGGACTGGCGGATTCGACGCTCAGCCGCGACGACGGTTACCGCTTCCTGCTGTTGGGTCGCTCCATCGAGCGAGTCGACATGATCGTGCGCATGCTCCTGGCCCGTGCGGGGGACAAGCCGTCGTCTCCGGCGTGGGTGTCGGTGCTGCGCTCGGCTGGAGCCCACGACACGTACCTGCGCACCTACCGTGGTGCTCTCGACGCGAATCGGGTCGTGGAGTTCATCCTTCTCGATCGGCTGTTTCCGCGATCGGTGTTCCATTCGATTCGGCAGGCGGAGAAGTGCCTCGAGG
The nucleotide sequence above comes from Rhodococcus sp. KBS0724. Encoded proteins:
- a CDS encoding ComEA family DNA-binding protein, encoding MRSNQERERVRDRLSAMTGDVDRPAVPEWLLEIDDDEADGSERDARYSAVPERWRGMRWSPHRRGALALVIIAVAASGLGVFALWWDSPTIQAVPVLPAAVGIPVATSSSAPPTTIDSAPAPTSIVVSVVGLVHNPGLLTLPDSSRVADALSAAGGVLDNADTLSLNLAQKLSDGDQVVVGAVGDSPQQQTSSTTASTAAGAPVNLNTATEAELDALPGVGPVTASAILAWRTSNGKFTDVEQLGEVDGIGPARLDKLRALVTV
- the rsfS gene encoding ribosome silencing factor — protein: MSATTEAIDMARIAALAADEKLATEVVVLDVSEQLVITDCFVIASAATERQVNSIVENIEDRLREAGHKPIRREGTREGRWALLDYAEIVVHVQHDEERNFYALDRLWKDCPAVEVEGLGQNIPGPADAHTVFDTDTVAEPDAQEPSL
- a CDS encoding histidine phosphatase family protein, producing the protein MTSSAPGAASNPVRRLILLRHGQTVYNADSRMQGQLDTDLSELGRTQAKSAGPVIADRAPLTIVSSDLKRAYFTAVAVGDAAGLPVLTDTRLRETHLGGWQGLTHSDVDQLTPGVRAAWRADATLAPPGGESRIDVAKRSMPVVTELLAALPDWAERPVVLVAHGGLIAALTAALLDLPIDRWAILGGLGNTSWVQLSGHGDPASIEWRLDVWNASASVANDVL
- the octT gene encoding diglucosylglycerate octanoyltransferase — encoded protein: MTFSESADGQRPVLLVIADSLSYFGPKGGLAADHPRIWPNLVAEELGWDVELVARIGWTCRDAWWALTQDPRVWAAVPRAGAVVFAVGGMDSLPSPLPTALRETIRYVRPPALRRLVREGYQWLQPRLAPLGRPVALPPKLSVEYLESSRNALEYMRPELPMIATLPSVHRSDAYASVHAGRPAAVSAITEWATAKDVPVVDLADAVRENVFSDNGNPDGIHWGWDGHIGVARAMTAAIRAAEAQRAPSSASEVG
- a CDS encoding ComEC/Rec2 family competence protein, with the protein product MNGEAEQRVLDARLVPAALAVWGATAAGIVFGSGVAWCVAAGSGLVCIGFGACAWRWGSTGWIPVLVVACVFGGAFSAVTAWRMADVEAHPLTRAAVSGGWVTAEVSPTEDPRTSASSIGPGQVYFRASVRSVTVGDRHYDAGGAVTVRAPSGVWPETLPGQVLTIRGKVSVPSRSDLTLAVITTEGGPLEIGDAPWYQRWAGVVRSRFSAVCAQALPSDAAGLLPGLVVGDTSALSPVVKDNFTAAGLSHLTAVSGANISILLGAVLLLVRAAAFDPRIGAVLAAVTILAFVIVARPSPSVLRAAVMGTIGLLSLVTGRRKQALPALGAAVIVLVIVMPELAVDWGFVLSTTATGALVILAPVWVDALRQRGWPRWLAELTAVSGAAFAVTAPVVAAMAGTLSLVSIAANLLVAPVIGILTVLGAMVALLALVSPPTAALLALAVRPPMWWLLSVADRAAAVPWANITVPSGLLGALLASGLVLVAIFLLWNRISRWLLGAVVAGLVLALAFHHVFSGGRLAPGWAMVMCDVGQGDGLVLATGDGRVVVIDVGPDPTSMDRCLNMLGVDDIALVLISHFHADHIGGLAAVLAGRSVSAVGVGPMLLPESGFRDVDAAARAHGVPLVSLRAGSTFVLGTVQFDVLGPVLPVPRDVSGADESANDQSLVLMAHTSAGRILLTGDSETAGEASMTRSGIDVRADVLKLPHHGSRTTSRAFLEAVRPRLTLVSSGAGNTFGHPHPQVMSELESLGGVVARTDQSGTLAVYGSDDGSVSVVSVPRGTIFG
- the rpsT gene encoding 30S ribosomal protein S20, which gives rise to MANIKSQVKRIRTNEAARLRNQSVKSSLRTAIRSFREAAAAGDKDKANELLVATSRKLDKAASKGVIHANQAANKKSALAQAANKI
- a CDS encoding circularly permuted type 2 ATP-grasp protein, which produces MTDNVVNTSSTTTRARPSGVFDGYSDIGRYELAFDEMFAADGSVRESYEGVYSALAPTSSKDLGARADALGRAFIDQGVTFSLSGQESPFPLDVVPRVIAAQEWARLEKGIKQRVKALELFLADIYGEQRILRDHVLPRRLVTSCEHFHREAAGIVPPNGVRIHVSGIDLVRDEVGDFRVLEDNLRSPSGVSYVMENRRTMTRVFPDLFMSHKVRAVGDYATHLLRALRAGAATNEADPTVVVLTPGVANSAYFEHSLLARQMGVELVEGRDLFCRDNVVYMRTTEGERQVDVIYRRIDDEYLDPMHFRPDSILGVAGVLNAARAGNVVISSAVGNGVGDDKLVYTYVPQIIDYYLGEKPLLQNVDTFRCWLDDECEEVLDRVAELVIKPVEGSGGYGIVFGPDASAAELAEITEKIRADPRGWIAQPVVQLSTVPTKIGDVLSPRHVDLRPFAVNDGDDIWVLPGGLTRVALPEGSLVVNSSQGGGSKDTWVLAAATSTDAGELAGEGLVGEPPEFAEPDKGPELTPSQLNQQQQ
- a CDS encoding alpha-E domain-containing protein, which produces MLARNAESLYWIGRYVERADDTARILDVTVHQLLDDTTLDPDRTSRLLLRVLGIDAPDEELDVRSLTDLVAFSRNQVGSIVDSLASARENARGAREVTSSEMWECLNTTYNGLGERERASRYLGPHEFFRYVEERAAMFAGLADSTLSRDDGYRFLLLGRSIERVDMIVRMLLARAGDKPSSPAWVSVLRSAGAHDTYLRTYRGALDANRVVEFILLDRLFPRSVFHSIRQAEKCLEELDPQQGSRVGIRAEATRLLGRARSELEFLPQGVLLEDLQSRLLGWQETCRELGEAISLQYFHAAPWVAWTDASAVYAEATVEGEL
- the holA gene encoding DNA polymerase III subunit delta, which encodes MSTPAGLDPLHLVLGDDEFLIERAVSTLIKAVRGDRGQGISDLPITRMRAGDANAPELAELLSPSLFAEDRVIVLEAAAEAGKDAVALVLEAAREPSEGVVLIVLHSGGGRAKALAPALEKLGAVVHQCAKLNKSQLTDFVRAEFLAAQVKVSPAVIGAMIESVGSNLRELASACSQLAADTGGKIDVDAVHQYYSGKAEVSGFDVADKVIVGDTRGALEALRWADQIGTPHVLLADALADAVHTVAKVGPYARGGDPFRLASELGMPPWKVKKAIKEVKGWDPASIGAAMQIVAALNADVKGAAVDSSYALESAVRKVCALRAR
- a CDS encoding DegV family protein, which translates into the protein MSVVVVTDSSACIPPEISEACGLQIVPLHILRDDCDFLEGVDAIPEDLSGLTTAGASPAELTEAYRRALDLSQGDGVLAVHISRQLSSTWDAGRQAAEEFGGKVRIVDSASTGMGLGFPALEAARFAASGSPLDLVYERAVDVAERGRAFIFVDKLDQLRRGGRISTAAALLGTALAMKPLLHLVDGKLVLKEKTRTSTKALARLVDAAVERAGRSRVAVAVHHMKARERAEGIATQLSERIPNVAETVVTDFSAVLGVHVGVGAIGVVVCPLPEEDGPS